From the Oceanivirga salmonicida genome, the window TGACTTTGCAATTGTTGTGATATTGGCGGAAGTTCTTTTCTAAGTTCTGGCTCTATATGTGCCTTTTCTTCCCCACCAACTCCTGCAAAAAATTGGTTTATATAATGTACTACTTTTACTTTATACATTTTTTCCTCCTTAAATTAATTAAACGGATTATTCTCCACGTACTTCCTTCATTTCTTTTGAAATTTCCTCAACATCTAATACCATTTCCATCATTGCTATTTGTTCTTCATAAATAGCATTATCTACTTGACCTTTTACTTCTTCTTCAACTATATGATACACTCCAAGATTTAATGCAACCCCCGCTAAAGGTCCTGCAAAAGTAGGATCTCCTACAGTTACTGTTTCAGCTGCTAGACCAGCAGCTTCAGCTTCTGATGCACCTAATAATACCACAACGTTTTCAGCACCGAATTTATCAGCAGCTTCTTTAACACGTTTTTGGTTTTCTAAGTCCATCGCACCTGCAGCCGTTCAAACAAAGCATTCAGTAGATGAAAATACTACTTCTGCCCCTTCTACTGTTTTTACACATTCTTCGATAGCTTGTCCGGGTATTCCGTCTCTATCACCAATAATAATTATCTTCTTATTTTTAAGACTACTCATTATCTTTCCTCCTATTTTTATTATTTTTATTCAAAATTAATTATATTTTATGCATTAAAATGTTTTTGCACTTAAATATCCAAATCCTGTTTCATTTGTTGCACCTGTAATTGCTTGAATTTCAACTTCTATACTTCCATCTTTTCTTAATGAATCTTGATTTCCACCTGCAATAACATTTACAACGTCTATATGTCCTATTATTCTATCTAATTTTGGTAATACTATTACTTGATTAGCATTTCCTCCTGTTACAACTGCATCTGCTTTAGCATCAGCATCTGCTAAACTTTGACTTGCTCCATCTTGTCCAGCATATTCATCAGTTACAATAACAGTTTTTACACCTTCATTTTCAATTTTTTTACAGTTCATTATTAAATCAGTGTCTGGGTTTCCAAATCCTTCTTGTGAAACTATAACAGCATCTAAACCTAAATATTTAGTTAATTTTGCTGTCCAGTTTGATGATCTTTCTTTATCTGCTAAATAAACATTTTCATTTGTTATAATTACACCTAAGAAATTGATTTCTTTTCCATGTTTTTTATATAATTCTTCAATTACACCATTATTCAAATGAACATAAGTAGGATTTTTGTCACATGCTGATACACAGTTACCACTAACTATTGCTCCATCCATTATTTCTGTTGGATAAAGAAGTGTAGGAACTATTTGTTTAGCATCTACTCCATATACATAAGTATCATGTAATAATCCTTGTGTTTGAAGCATGTATACATAACCTACCTTTGGTAATTCTGGATACTCTGCTATTTGTTCAAGTAATGGTTTTGTTTCATATACTTTTACATTTTCAGGTTTTAAACTACGAGCCAATTCTCCTAAGTATTTAGCCGCTTTAAATCCTATATAACGTACAGCTTTTTCATGTTCATGCTGTTTTACACCTTCTGCTGGTTCAGCAATTACAACCAAATTATTTAATTTTGAAAATGGTGTATATTCTGCCCCAACACCTGTCATGTCAATAATTCCTTCTTGGAATCCTACAATCTTCCCTGTAGTTATTACTGACATACCTTTAAGAGCTATTGTTTTTCCTTCTCCAACAGTTCCTACTTTTGATAAAACACCAGGGAATATTCCTCCATTACCTTCTACTTTTACACGTGGTTCGATTACATCTTTTACCGGAGTAATACGTACACTTTCTCCAGGTCTAGCTATGTCAAGATCAACAGATATAATTGCATCATCGTCCCAAATATTTTTAATTAGTTCTTCTTTATTAACATAAAGAACATTATTTTCAATTTTTGATTCTGAAGCAAATTGAATATCTTTTATATAAATCTCTCCTAATTCAAGACGCATATTCTATTCCTCCCCTATTTTTGAAATAACTAACGTAGTAGTTAATTATAAATATTTTTTTATCATTGCTTCTATATTCGCTATAGTTGCATCATCTTTTGTAACTTCTTCAAGTTTTATACCATCTTTATAAACTGCTAATGTTGGTAATCCTAAAACTCTTTGTTTAATAGCCATACGTCTTGCTTTTGCAGTATCTAATGAAGTAAATTTCATTTTACCATCATACTTTTCTGCCAATTTATGAACTTCTGGCATTAAAGCTTTACATGGTGCACAACCTTCACTCCAAAAATCTACAAATACATATCCTTGTGCTTGTAGTACTTCTACTTCAAAATTGTCTTTATCTAATTCTAACATTTGTTTCCTCCTTCCTTTTAGCAAAAT encodes:
- a CDS encoding glycine/sarcosine/betaine reductase component B subunit, with amino-acid sequence MRLELGEIYIKDIQFASESKIENNVLYVNKEELIKNIWDDDAIISVDLDIARPGESVRITPVKDVIEPRVKVEGNGGIFPGVLSKVGTVGEGKTIALKGMSVITTGKIVGFQEGIIDMTGVGAEYTPFSKLNNLVVIAEPAEGVKQHEHEKAVRYIGFKAAKYLGELARSLKPENVKVYETKPLLEQIAEYPELPKVGYVYMLQTQGLLHDTYVYGVDAKQIVPTLLYPTEIMDGAIVSGNCVSACDKNPTYVHLNNGVIEELYKKHGKEINFLGVIITNENVYLADKERSSNWTAKLTKYLGLDAVIVSQEGFGNPDTDLIMNCKKIENEGVKTVIVTDEYAGQDGASQSLADADAKADAVVTGGNANQVIVLPKLDRIIGHIDVVNVIAGGNQDSLRKDGSIEVEIQAITGATNETGFGYLSAKTF
- the grdA gene encoding glycine/sarcosine/betaine reductase complex selenoprotein A, yielding MSSLKNKKIIIIGDRDGIPGQAIEECVKTVEGAEVVFSSTECFVUTAAGAMDLENQKRVKEAADKFGAENVVVLLGASEAEAAGLAAETVTVGDPTFAGPLAGVALNLGVYHIVEEEVKGQVDNAIYEEQIAMMEMVLDVEEISKEMKEVRGE
- the trxA gene encoding thioredoxin TrxA, encoding MLELDKDNFEVEVLQAQGYVFVDFWSEGCAPCKALMPEVHKLAEKYDGKMKFTSLDTAKARRMAIKQRVLGLPTLAVYKDGIKLEEVTKDDATIANIEAMIKKYL